One part of the Sphingopyxis sp. TUF1 genome encodes these proteins:
- the rplN gene encoding 50S ribosomal protein L14, whose amino-acid sequence MIQMQSQLEVADNSGAKRVQCIKVLGGSKRRTAGVGDVIVVSIKEAQPRGKVKKGDVHRAVIVRTAKDVRRADGSVIRFDSNAAVLVNKNEEPIGTRIFGPVVRELRGRGYMKIISLAPEVL is encoded by the coding sequence ATGATCCAGATGCAGTCACAATTGGAAGTCGCCGACAACAGCGGCGCGAAGCGCGTCCAGTGCATCAAGGTGCTCGGCGGCTCGAAGCGTCGTACCGCCGGCGTGGGCGACGTCATCGTCGTGTCGATCAAGGAAGCGCAGCCGCGCGGCAAGGTGAAGAAGGGCGACGTCCATCGCGCCGTCATCGTCCGCACCGCCAAGGATGTGCGCCGCGCCGACGGTTCGGTGATCCGTTTCGACAGCAACGCCGCCGTGCTCGTCAACAAGAATGAAGAGCCCATCGGCACGCGTATCTTCGGCCCCGTCGTCCGCGAACTGCGCGGCCGCGGCTATATGAAGATCATCAGCCTGGCGCCGGAGGTGCTCTGA
- the rplX gene encoding 50S ribosomal protein L24: MANKIKKGDTVVILSGKDKGKTGEVTQSLPKDGKVVVAGVNIITRHRKPTQTNPQGGLERKEAPLFASKVALADPKTGKPTRVRFETKDGKKVRVAVKSGETING, encoded by the coding sequence ATGGCGAACAAGATCAAGAAGGGCGACACGGTTGTCATCCTGTCCGGCAAGGACAAGGGCAAGACCGGCGAAGTGACGCAGAGCCTGCCGAAGGACGGCAAGGTCGTCGTCGCGGGCGTCAACATCATCACGCGTCACCGCAAGCCGACCCAGACCAACCCGCAGGGCGGTCTGGAACGCAAGGAAGCGCCGCTGTTCGCGAGCAAGGTCGCGCTGGCCGATCCCAAGACCGGCAAGCCGACGCGCGTTCGTTTTGAAACCAAGGACGGCAAGAAGGTCCGCGTGGCCGTGAAGTCCGGGGAGACGATCAATGGCTGA
- the rpmC gene encoding 50S ribosomal protein L29 translates to MAKTEDFKAKTDDQLAEQLGELKREAFNLRFQAATGQLEKASRVKEVRRSIARIKTQQTERARSAAK, encoded by the coding sequence ATGGCCAAGACCGAAGATTTCAAGGCCAAGACCGACGATCAGCTTGCCGAACAGCTCGGCGAACTGAAGCGTGAGGCGTTCAACCTCCGCTTCCAGGCGGCAACCGGCCAGCTTGAAAAGGCCTCGCGCGTCAAGGAAGTGCGGCGCTCGATCGCCCGCATCAAGACGCAGCAGACCGAGCGTGCGCGCTCGGCCGCGAAGTAA
- the rpsC gene encoding 30S ribosomal protein S3, translated as MGQKSNPIGLRLQVNRTWDSRWFAEGQDYGRMLVEDLKIRQYVFKALPQAAISKVVIERPAKLCRVSIYAARPGVIIGKKGADIEKLRKKLGEMTGSDVSLNIVEIRKPEVDAKLVGQGIADQLERRVAFRRAMKRAVQSAMRLGAEGIRINCAGRLGGAEIARTEWYREGRVPLHTLRANVDYAEAEAHTAYGVCGIKVWIFKGEILGHDPMATDRLMLDAQTTGVRPAREDRR; from the coding sequence ATGGGCCAGAAGAGCAATCCGATCGGCCTGCGCCTGCAGGTCAACCGCACCTGGGACAGCCGCTGGTTCGCCGAAGGGCAGGACTATGGCCGCATGCTGGTCGAGGATCTGAAGATCCGCCAATATGTGTTCAAGGCGCTGCCGCAGGCCGCGATCTCGAAGGTCGTGATCGAGCGTCCGGCGAAGCTGTGCCGCGTGTCGATCTATGCCGCCCGTCCGGGCGTCATCATCGGCAAGAAGGGCGCGGACATCGAAAAGCTGCGCAAGAAGCTGGGTGAGATGACGGGCAGCGACGTGTCGCTGAACATCGTCGAAATCCGCAAGCCCGAAGTTGACGCCAAGCTCGTCGGCCAGGGCATTGCCGACCAGCTCGAACGCCGCGTCGCGTTCCGCCGTGCGATGAAGCGCGCGGTGCAGTCGGCGATGCGTCTCGGCGCCGAGGGCATCCGCATCAACTGCGCCGGCCGTCTGGGCGGCGCGGAAATCGCGCGCACCGAATGGTATCGCGAAGGCCGGGTGCCGCTGCACACGCTGCGCGCCAATGTCGACTATGCCGAGGCCGAAGCCCACACCGCCTATGGCGTGTGCGGGATCAAGGTCTGGATCTTCAAGGGCGAGATCCTGGGTCACGACCCGATGGCGACCGACCGTCTGATGCTCGATGCACAGACGACCGGCGTCCGTCCGGCGCGTGAAGATCGCCGTTAA
- the rplP gene encoding 50S ribosomal protein L16 yields MLQPKKTKFRKAFKGRIHGNAKGGTSLNFGSYGLKAMEPERITARQIEAARRAISRAIKRQGRLWIRIFPDVPVSSKPAEVRMGKGKGSPEFWAARVKPGRILFELDGVPGPVAALAFERAAMKLPIKTKVVARLGDTTHLEG; encoded by the coding sequence ATGCTGCAACCGAAAAAAACCAAGTTCCGCAAGGCTTTCAAGGGCCGTATCCATGGCAATGCCAAGGGCGGAACCAGCCTGAACTTCGGCTCCTATGGCCTGAAGGCGATGGAACCCGAGCGCATTACCGCGCGCCAGATCGAGGCCGCGCGCCGCGCGATCAGCCGTGCGATCAAGCGTCAGGGCCGCCTGTGGATCCGTATCTTCCCCGACGTCCCCGTGTCGTCGAAGCCCGCCGAAGTCCGTATGGGTAAGGGCAAGGGTTCGCCCGAATTCTGGGCCGCCCGCGTCAAGCCCGGCCGCATCCTGTTCGAACTCGACGGCGTCCCCGGCCCCGTGGCCGCGCTGGCGTTCGAACGTGCGGCGATGAAGCTGCCGATCAAGACCAAAGTCGTTGCCCGCCTCGGCGACACGACCCACCTGGAGGGTTAA
- the rplE gene encoding 50S ribosomal protein L5, with amino-acid sequence MADKYTPRMRKLYDDKIVKAMTEKFGYKNAMEVPKIEKITLNMGVGEATQDKKKVEAAAAEMELIAGQKPVVTKAKKSIAQFKLREGMPIGCKVTLRRERMYEFLDRLITIAMPRIRDFRGVSATSFDGRGNYAMGLKEQIIFPEINYDRIDQVRGMDVIVTTTARTDEEARELLKLFGFPFPIEAQEKEAA; translated from the coding sequence ATGGCTGACAAATACACGCCGCGCATGCGCAAGCTGTATGACGACAAGATCGTCAAGGCGATGACCGAGAAATTCGGTTACAAAAATGCGATGGAAGTGCCGAAGATCGAAAAGATCACGCTCAACATGGGCGTCGGCGAAGCCACGCAGGACAAGAAGAAGGTCGAAGCCGCGGCAGCCGAAATGGAGCTGATCGCCGGCCAGAAGCCGGTCGTCACCAAGGCGAAGAAGTCGATCGCGCAGTTCAAGCTGCGTGAAGGCATGCCGATCGGTTGCAAGGTCACCCTGCGCCGCGAACGCATGTATGAATTCCTCGACCGGCTGATCACGATCGCGATGCCGCGCATCCGCGACTTTCGCGGCGTGTCGGCGACCAGCTTCGACGGCCGTGGCAATTATGCCATGGGCCTGAAAGAGCAGATCATCTTCCCCGAGATCAACTATGACCGCATCGACCAGGTGCGCGGCATGGACGTGATCGTCACCACCACCGCTCGCACCGACGAAGAGGCCCGCGAACTGCTCAAGCTGTTCGGCTTCCCCTTCCCGATCGAAGCGCAGGAAAAGGAAGCCGCCTGA
- the rpsS gene encoding 30S ribosomal protein S19 — translation MARSVWKGPFVDLHLLKKAETAQDGGSSAPIKTWSRRSTILPQFVGLTFNVYNGRKFVPVSVNEDMVGMKLGEFAPTRFFPGHAADKKGKR, via the coding sequence ATGGCTCGCTCGGTCTGGAAGGGTCCGTTCGTGGACCTTCATCTCCTCAAGAAAGCCGAAACGGCCCAGGACGGCGGCAGCTCTGCCCCGATCAAGACTTGGTCGCGCCGGTCCACCATCCTGCCGCAGTTCGTCGGGCTGACCTTCAACGTCTACAACGGCCGCAAGTTCGTGCCGGTGTCGGTGAACGAAGACATGGTCGGCATGAAGCTGGGTGAATTTGCGCCGACGCGCTTCTTCCCCGGCCACGCGGCCGACAAGAAGGGCAAACGCTAA
- the rpsQ gene encoding 30S ribosomal protein S17, producing MPKRILTGTVVSDKGDKTVVVKVERKVKHPLYGKIIRRSKKYHAHDEDNAIKAGETVRIEETKPISKLKTWKVLDKVDTHSKPKGAAPAAPAAAEG from the coding sequence ATGCCGAAGCGCATTCTGACCGGCACGGTGGTGTCCGACAAGGGCGACAAGACCGTCGTGGTCAAGGTCGAACGGAAGGTGAAGCACCCTCTGTACGGCAAGATCATCCGTCGTTCGAAAAAATACCACGCCCACGATGAGGACAACGCCATCAAGGCCGGCGAAACCGTCCGCATCGAGGAAACGAAGCCGATTTCGAAGCTGAAGACCTGGAAGGTGCTCGACAAGGTCGACACCCACAGCAAGCCCAAGGGCGCCGCTCCGGCTGCTCCCGCCGCGGCCGAAGGCTAA
- the rpsN gene encoding 30S ribosomal protein S14 produces MAKLSSVNKNERRKQLVKKYAGRYAKLKAIAADTSLDEGERLIARLKMAEIPRNGNPTRIRNRCELTGRPRAYYRKFRLCRVQLRDLANKGLIPGVVKSSW; encoded by the coding sequence ATGGCGAAACTGAGTTCGGTAAACAAGAATGAGCGTCGCAAGCAGCTGGTGAAGAAATACGCCGGCCGCTACGCGAAGCTGAAGGCGATTGCGGCGGATACCTCGCTCGACGAAGGCGAGCGTCTGATCGCGCGCCTCAAGATGGCGGAAATTCCGCGCAACGGAAACCCGACCCGCATCCGCAACCGGTGCGAGCTGACGGGCCGCCCGCGCGCTTATTATCGCAAATTCCGGCTGTGCCGCGTGCAGCTCCGCGATCTGGCCAACAAGGGCCTGATCCCCGGTGTTGTGAAGTCGAGCTGGTAA
- the rpsH gene encoding 30S ribosomal protein S8, which translates to MAMTDPLGDMLTRIRNGQQAKKDSVLTPASTLRVRVLDVLQREGYIRGYSEEALGAKGQHKGIRIELKYFEGQPAIRHVARVSKPGRRIYSGSKELPIVRNGLGITIVSTPRGVLSDAEAREHNVGGEVLAEVF; encoded by the coding sequence ATGGCAATGACCGATCCCCTGGGTGATATGCTCACCCGCATCCGCAACGGCCAGCAGGCGAAGAAGGACAGCGTCCTGACGCCCGCCTCGACGCTGCGCGTCCGTGTTCTCGATGTCCTCCAGCGCGAAGGCTATATCCGCGGCTACAGCGAAGAAGCGCTGGGCGCGAAGGGCCAGCACAAGGGCATTCGCATCGAGCTCAAATATTTCGAGGGCCAGCCGGCGATCCGCCACGTGGCCCGCGTGTCCAAGCCGGGCCGCCGCATCTATTCGGGTTCGAAAGAGCTGCCGATCGTGCGTAACGGCCTGGGCATCACCATCGTGTCGACCCCGCGCGGCGTCCTGTCGGATGCCGAAGCCCGCGAGCATAATGTCGGCGGCGAAGTGCTGGCGGAGGTGTTCTGA
- the rplF gene encoding 50S ribosomal protein L6, producing MSRIGKKAVEMPSGVTAAIDGGQLSVKGPKGTLAMPLSDNIKYEVGDGSISVQPANDTREARAFWGMQRTLVQNLVTGVTEGFTKVLEITGVGYRANSQGKTLKLQLGYSHDVDYAVPEGIEIKTPDNTTIEISGIDKQKVGQVAAEIRRWRKPEPYKGKGIKYRGEYIFRKEGKKK from the coding sequence ATGTCGCGCATTGGTAAAAAGGCCGTGGAGATGCCGAGCGGCGTCACCGCTGCGATCGATGGCGGTCAGCTGTCGGTCAAGGGTCCGAAGGGCACGCTCGCGATGCCGCTGTCCGACAACATCAAATATGAAGTCGGCGACGGCAGCATTTCGGTGCAGCCCGCGAACGACACCCGCGAAGCGCGCGCCTTCTGGGGCATGCAGCGGACGCTGGTGCAGAACCTCGTCACGGGCGTGACCGAGGGTTTCACCAAGGTGCTCGAAATCACCGGTGTCGGCTATCGCGCCAACTCGCAGGGCAAGACCTTGAAGCTGCAGCTCGGCTACAGCCATGATGTCGATTATGCGGTGCCCGAGGGCATCGAGATCAAGACGCCGGACAATACGACGATCGAGATCAGCGGCATCGACAAGCAGAAGGTCGGCCAGGTCGCGGCGGAAATCCGTCGCTGGCGCAAGCCCGAACCCTATAAGGGCAAGGGCATCAAATATCGCGGCGAGTACATCTTCCGCAAAGAAGGCAAGAAGAAGTAA
- the rplV gene encoding 50S ribosomal protein L22 has product MGKEKSPRRVADNEALSVGTQIRGSAQKLNLVAALIRGRKVEDAMNVLAFSKKAMAVDVRKVLASAVANAENNHNLDVDALVVKEASVGKSLSMKRWHARGRGKSTRIVKPFSRIRIVVREQEEEA; this is encoded by the coding sequence ATGGGCAAGGAAAAGTCCCCCCGCCGCGTTGCGGACAATGAGGCGCTTTCGGTCGGCACGCAGATTCGCGGCTCGGCGCAGAAGCTCAACCTCGTTGCTGCGCTGATCCGCGGCCGCAAGGTCGAAGACGCGATGAACGTCCTCGCTTTCTCGAAGAAGGCGATGGCCGTCGACGTGCGCAAGGTTCTCGCCAGCGCCGTCGCCAACGCGGAAAACAACCACAACCTCGACGTCGATGCGCTCGTCGTCAAGGAAGCGAGCGTCGGCAAGTCGCTCTCGATGAAGCGCTGGCATGCGCGTGGCCGCGGCAAGTCGACCCGGATCGTCAAGCCGTTCAGCCGCATCCGCATCGTCGTGCGCGAACAGGAAGAAGAGGCGTAA